One window from the genome of Pelodictyon luteolum DSM 273 encodes:
- a CDS encoding cobalamin-binding protein, with protein MRRQGNLFRQMAFLPLLCMFIFTAACTEKHAETPAQDARRPKIVSLAPSLTEMLFAIGAGDQVVGRTSACDWPVEAKAIPVTGAFGRPSLEVLASIHPDLAIDVDLADEKMGEKIKGLGIRLETISCKTPEEIPDALRRLGRLTGHEKQADSLAAVITEGLGRYRMKAEERMKAREKKTRPSVYLEIWDDPFWTGGSGSYTSALIECAGGRNIGDVVEKEYFEISQEWVIARNPDIIACMYMARETSAAGDVMKRPGWGHLRAVKGGHVYDGFDNSLFLRPGPRVLEGVERLHRLFYPGDKEKG; from the coding sequence ATGCGTCGACAGGGCAACCTTTTCCGGCAGATGGCCTTTCTGCCCCTCTTATGCATGTTCATCTTCACGGCCGCATGCACGGAAAAGCATGCAGAAACCCCGGCACAGGACGCCAGACGCCCGAAAATCGTCAGCCTCGCACCGAGCCTCACCGAAATGCTCTTCGCCATAGGGGCCGGGGACCAGGTCGTCGGGCGCACCAGCGCCTGTGACTGGCCGGTTGAAGCTAAAGCGATCCCGGTAACCGGCGCCTTCGGCCGCCCCTCACTTGAAGTACTCGCATCCATCCACCCCGATCTTGCCATCGATGTCGACCTTGCCGATGAGAAGATGGGAGAAAAAATCAAAGGGCTCGGCATACGGCTTGAGACCATAAGCTGCAAAACCCCTGAAGAGATCCCGGACGCGCTGAGAAGACTCGGCCGGCTGACCGGCCACGAAAAGCAGGCCGACAGCCTTGCAGCCGTCATCACGGAAGGGCTCGGCCGATACCGCATGAAGGCCGAAGAACGCATGAAGGCCAGAGAAAAGAAAACGCGCCCGAGCGTCTATCTGGAAATCTGGGACGACCCGTTCTGGACCGGCGGCAGCGGCAGCTACACCTCGGCACTGATCGAATGCGCCGGAGGACGCAACATCGGGGACGTGGTGGAGAAGGAATATTTTGAAATATCCCAGGAGTGGGTGATTGCCCGGAACCCGGACATCATCGCCTGTATGTACATGGCCAGGGAGACCTCCGCTGCCGGAGATGTGATGAAGCGCCCCGGCTGGGGGCACCTCCGTGCGGTGAAGGGGGGACATGTGTACGACGGGTTCGACAACAGCCTGTTCCTGCGTCCGGGGCCGAGGGTCCTTGAAGGAGTGGAAAGGCTGCACAGACTCTTTTACCCCGGGGACAAAGAGAAGGGCTGA
- a CDS encoding SoxR reducing system RseC family protein: MTEGATRMYGRVHAVRKGLAEIMVVCEDEALKGPHCGFCSASGGGAGKAKNETILARNDAGATAGTIVELSIGEHAELKAALILFVIPLSTFILALIAAAAVQLPLLQAAGTGGAVLLLTLVVLKAVLRNKTYHRVVRVVPKPLKHG, encoded by the coding sequence TTGACTGAAGGAGCTACACGAATGTACGGACGGGTACACGCCGTAAGAAAAGGCCTTGCAGAGATCATGGTCGTCTGTGAGGACGAAGCCCTGAAAGGCCCGCACTGCGGATTCTGCAGTGCCAGCGGCGGAGGTGCAGGCAAAGCGAAGAACGAGACCATTCTGGCACGGAACGACGCCGGTGCAACCGCCGGCACGATCGTTGAACTCTCCATCGGCGAGCATGCCGAGCTGAAGGCCGCACTCATCCTCTTTGTCATACCCCTCTCGACATTCATTCTCGCCCTCATCGCGGCGGCAGCCGTCCAGCTGCCGCTCCTGCAGGCGGCAGGTACGGGAGGAGCGGTCCTCCTTCTAACCCTCGTCGTCCTCAAGGCTGTTCTGAGAAACAAGACCTACCACAGGGTGGTCCGCGTCGTACCAAAACCCCTGAAACACGGGTGA
- a CDS encoding SRPBCC family protein, whose translation METHTLQFVQHFPVGIECVWDFFSRPLNLARLTPPEMRFRVTGGSGAGHIHEGMRITYTLYPFMLVPVFWETEISRVEKPFVFEDVQLSGPYLHWMHRHEFKAVKGGTEMTDTIFYRMPGGVLGELVDSFILSHRLREVFEYRRQRGFALLGREKICNLPAGGPSPSPS comes from the coding sequence ATGGAAACACATACACTGCAGTTCGTACAGCACTTCCCGGTCGGGATTGAATGCGTCTGGGACTTTTTTTCGCGTCCCCTGAACCTTGCCCGCCTGACTCCGCCTGAGATGCGCTTCAGGGTAACGGGAGGGTCGGGCGCGGGGCACATTCATGAGGGTATGCGCATCACCTATACACTCTATCCCTTCATGCTTGTCCCTGTTTTCTGGGAAACCGAAATCAGCCGGGTAGAAAAGCCATTTGTTTTTGAGGACGTGCAGCTCTCCGGTCCCTATCTGCACTGGATGCATCGCCATGAGTTCAAGGCGGTCAAGGGGGGCACGGAAATGACCGATACCATCTTCTACCGTATGCCCGGTGGCGTTCTTGGTGAACTGGTCGATTCATTCATCCTCAGCCATAGGCTCCGGGAGGTTTTTGAATACAGGCGTCAGAGGGGCTTTGCTCTGCTCGGCAGAGAAAAAATATGTAATTTGCCTGCAGGCGGCCCGTCTCCATCTCCATCATGA
- the trpD gene encoding anthranilate phosphoribosyltransferase, translating into MENEQRLREFGKLITAVAGGHIMDREESREAYRQVILNLQPELQQGAFLAAHLMRGPTTGELSGAWDALDCHDTLKIDVDLVGPVCDIVGTGSDRLKTLNCSSPAALIAAACGLPIAKKGARLVTGVSGASDIFEALGVDLDHPLERAAQSLRHAGICYLPGEAFLQSGWARLIRSMRFTSAFNILGPLTRPCRQNNCAVIGAYAPAVSVQMVEILRDIGMAAALSPYGTAAGFDPAFGIDEFSLSGPTRVVELRDGSITHYEVTPEDFGMKTVPFECIASRSTARENAATVLAVLEGLEGGAAADFFCMNAAAALYVSGIASSYREGGDKARHALESGAAYEKFEALRQYQGRDVFMSNESR; encoded by the coding sequence ATGGAGAATGAACAACGGCTTCGGGAATTCGGAAAGTTGATTACCGCTGTTGCCGGTGGCCACATCATGGATCGCGAGGAGTCCCGGGAGGCCTATCGGCAGGTTATCCTCAACCTTCAGCCGGAGCTTCAGCAGGGGGCATTTCTTGCAGCACATCTGATGCGGGGACCGACCACCGGGGAACTGTCCGGAGCGTGGGACGCGCTTGACTGCCACGATACCCTGAAAATCGATGTGGATCTCGTGGGGCCTGTATGTGATATCGTCGGCACGGGATCCGACCGGCTGAAAACCTTGAACTGCTCGAGCCCCGCCGCACTCATTGCCGCAGCATGCGGTCTGCCCATAGCAAAAAAAGGTGCGCGGCTCGTTACCGGCGTTTCTGGAGCGTCCGATATCTTCGAGGCTTTGGGGGTTGATCTGGACCACCCGCTTGAGCGGGCCGCACAGAGTCTCCGGCATGCAGGGATATGCTATCTGCCGGGAGAGGCGTTCCTGCAGTCAGGTTGGGCACGGCTCATCAGAAGCATGCGTTTCACTTCGGCATTCAACATCCTCGGTCCGCTCACCCGTCCCTGCCGGCAGAACAACTGTGCAGTTATCGGAGCCTATGCCCCTGCCGTGTCGGTACAGATGGTGGAAATCCTGAGAGACATAGGGATGGCAGCGGCACTCTCTCCCTACGGTACGGCAGCGGGGTTCGACCCGGCGTTCGGTATTGATGAATTCTCCCTCTCCGGGCCGACCCGCGTGGTTGAACTCCGGGACGGAAGCATTACGCACTATGAAGTCACTCCGGAGGATTTCGGGATGAAAACGGTGCCGTTCGAATGCATCGCAAGCAGAAGCACTGCAAGGGAGAATGCAGCAACAGTTCTCGCTGTCCTGGAGGGCCTCGAGGGCGGAGCGGCAGCCGATTTCTTCTGCATGAACGCAGCGGCAGCACTCTATGTGTCCGGCATTGCATCGTCGTATCGCGAGGGTGGTGACAAGGCGCGCCATGCACTTGAGAGCGGTGCCGCCTATGAGAAATTCGAAGCCCTGCGTCAGTATCAGGGGCGTGATGTGTTTATGAGTAATGAAAGCAGATAA
- a CDS encoding Gfo/Idh/MocA family protein, with product MNIGVIGVGKLGEFHTKLLAEIAQETPGVTCAGVFDLDPARAREIASKYEVSVFPTIDSLAEACDAAVIATTTSSHFQIARGLLQKGLHLFIEKPITTTVEEADLLIRLEKEMGVTIQVGHIERFNPALRAVEAHIGRPMYIQAERLSGFSRRVTDVSVVLDLMIHDIDLVLSLINSEIRHISASGVRVFSNELDMATARIDFQNGATANVTASRLSRSRSRKLRFFGTAPKSYASLDLTTGKSEVFRLVKPEEASSKNPIKTFAAKKILEQFGEIQESMQGLVLDYIHPDPPKVNALKDELLHFIAAVAGEAPVAVSSHDGRRAIMVAGRIAEEIAANAEALKAAEGAMED from the coding sequence ATGAACATCGGAGTGATAGGCGTCGGCAAGCTCGGTGAGTTCCACACCAAGCTGCTGGCGGAAATAGCGCAGGAAACCCCCGGTGTCACCTGTGCCGGCGTATTCGACCTCGATCCCGCAAGGGCCCGGGAAATCGCCTCGAAATACGAGGTCTCGGTGTTCCCCACCATCGACAGTCTGGCTGAAGCCTGCGATGCGGCCGTCATCGCCACAACGACGAGTTCCCACTTCCAGATCGCCCGCGGCCTGCTTCAGAAAGGCCTGCACCTTTTCATCGAAAAACCCATCACAACTACGGTCGAAGAGGCAGACCTGCTCATCCGTCTCGAAAAAGAGATGGGCGTCACCATCCAGGTCGGCCATATCGAGCGGTTCAACCCGGCCCTGAGAGCGGTCGAAGCCCATATCGGGCGGCCGATGTACATCCAGGCAGAACGGCTCAGCGGCTTTTCACGCCGGGTGACCGATGTCTCTGTCGTGCTTGATCTCATGATCCACGACATCGACCTTGTCCTTTCGCTCATCAACTCCGAGATCCGCCATATCTCTGCTTCCGGCGTCAGGGTGTTTTCCAACGAGCTCGACATGGCCACAGCCCGAATCGACTTCCAGAACGGTGCGACAGCAAACGTCACGGCGAGCCGGCTCAGCCGGAGCCGCAGCCGCAAGCTCCGCTTTTTCGGGACTGCGCCGAAAAGTTACGCATCGCTCGACCTCACGACAGGCAAATCCGAAGTGTTCCGGCTCGTGAAGCCCGAAGAAGCCTCATCGAAAAACCCCATCAAGACCTTTGCAGCAAAAAAGATCCTCGAACAGTTCGGCGAGATTCAGGAGTCAATGCAGGGCCTCGTGCTCGACTACATCCACCCCGACCCGCCGAAAGTCAATGCCCTGAAGGACGAGCTGCTGCACTTCATCGCCGCAGTGGCGGGTGAGGCTCCAGTGGCAGTCAGCTCCCACGACGGCCGACGGGCAATCATGGTGGCCGGACGCATCGCCGAGGAAATCGCCGCAAACGCAGAGGCCCTGAAAGCGGCTGAAGGAGCGATGGAGGACTGA
- a CDS encoding Na/Pi cotransporter family protein: MNQVISFTSIAVYFSGGLALFLFGIRMMSSGLKKASGERMRVFVSRIAGRPVFGLFAGAMATMVVQSSSTIIATLVGLVQSRLMTFSQSLAVILGAEIGTTAMAQLIAFRLHDYALVIFTLGFLLYTLAKTENLRFLGEAVSGFGLLFFGLQLMSGAVAPLQAYPPFLQMLSFLDNPLAGLLSGLFLTALMQSSGAFIGIVITLASQGSIGLEAAIPLLLGANIGTCITAVIAGSGMLRPAKRVALAQVMFNVAGILLFIFFIPQFASLVRTLSVSEDLPRQVANAHSIYNVFMALVFLPLLPLFDRLLYFLYPDDPMEIRQQPAVWYLKESALATPELALSYARREIVRMARIAARMVCAALHPFVREDRGRDEVFPSLSIIGGMDMREEKMDYLERRVSDYLIKISRSGLTEAQSREVFALMETVKYLESMGDVIEVLSRRLVRMKESLRTPLSMDGKEELLRLHAFVCSESGRLADLLQSMDAAEAAAILAKDREFRTLSSETGASHLERVRRNPESELTHDLHMELVNVLEQVHHYSKAITTVIAGAGEKS; encoded by the coding sequence ATGAACCAGGTGATCTCCTTCACATCCATCGCCGTGTATTTTTCCGGCGGTCTGGCTCTGTTCCTGTTCGGGATCAGGATGATGAGCAGCGGCCTGAAAAAGGCCTCCGGTGAACGGATGAGGGTGTTTGTTTCACGCATTGCCGGCAGGCCTGTATTCGGGCTGTTTGCCGGAGCGATGGCAACTATGGTGGTGCAGAGCAGCAGTACCATCATCGCCACCCTCGTCGGGCTCGTACAGTCCCGCCTCATGACCTTCAGCCAGTCGCTGGCCGTGATTTTAGGCGCGGAAATCGGCACGACGGCCATGGCACAGCTGATTGCATTCCGGCTCCACGATTACGCCCTCGTCATCTTCACGTTGGGTTTTCTTCTCTACACTCTCGCCAAGACTGAGAACCTCCGTTTTCTTGGCGAGGCGGTATCGGGGTTCGGCCTGCTGTTTTTCGGTCTGCAGCTGATGTCCGGGGCGGTAGCGCCGCTGCAGGCCTATCCGCCCTTTCTCCAGATGCTCTCCTTTCTTGACAACCCGCTCGCGGGACTTCTTTCGGGCCTCTTTCTCACCGCCCTCATGCAGAGCAGCGGCGCGTTTATCGGTATCGTCATAACGCTTGCTTCTCAGGGCAGCATCGGTCTTGAGGCGGCGATTCCTCTGCTTCTCGGCGCCAACATCGGCACCTGCATCACGGCAGTGATTGCCGGCTCAGGGATGCTTCGGCCAGCCAAAAGGGTGGCGCTTGCACAAGTCATGTTCAACGTGGCGGGCATTCTCCTCTTCATCTTCTTCATCCCCCAGTTTGCTTCGCTCGTCCGGACCCTCAGCGTGTCGGAGGACCTGCCGCGGCAGGTGGCCAACGCCCATTCCATATACAACGTTTTCATGGCTCTTGTCTTTCTTCCGCTTCTGCCGCTGTTCGACCGCCTGCTGTATTTCCTTTACCCGGATGACCCGATGGAGATCCGCCAGCAGCCAGCCGTCTGGTACCTGAAGGAGTCCGCGCTTGCCACACCGGAACTTGCCCTCAGTTACGCGCGCAGGGAGATCGTACGCATGGCGCGCATAGCGGCCCGGATGGTCTGCGCTGCGCTGCACCCCTTTGTTCGTGAGGACAGGGGCCGGGATGAGGTGTTCCCCAGCCTTTCCATTATCGGAGGAATGGACATGCGGGAGGAAAAGATGGATTACCTCGAACGGAGGGTGTCGGACTACCTGATAAAGATCAGCCGGAGCGGTCTTACCGAGGCGCAGTCAAGGGAGGTATTCGCTCTCATGGAAACGGTCAAGTATCTGGAATCCATGGGAGACGTCATCGAGGTGCTCTCCCGTCGTCTTGTCAGGATGAAAGAGAGCCTCAGGACTCCGCTGAGCATGGATGGGAAAGAGGAGCTGCTCCGCCTGCATGCGTTTGTCTGCAGCGAATCGGGCAGGCTTGCCGACTTGCTTCAGAGCATGGACGCCGCAGAAGCGGCGGCGATCCTCGCCAAAGACCGGGAGTTCCGCACTCTTTCCTCAGAGACCGGGGCCTCGCATCTGGAGCGTGTACGGCGCAATCCTGAATCGGAACTGACGCACGACCTGCATATGGAGCTGGTCAATGTCCTCGAACAGGTTCACCATTACTCGAAGGCGATTACGACAGTCATTGCCGGAGCAGGAGAGAAGAGCTGA
- a CDS encoding MFS transporter, with protein sequence MKKSPLFILLLTVMLDLIGFGIVLPLLPTYAKDLGANPFMIGFIAAIFSIMQFIFSPLWGKLSDKIGRRPVMLISIFITALSYLLFSQASTIPLLILSRGLSGIGSANIAAAQAYITDVTDSKSRSGAMGMIGAAFGIGFIIGPLIGGLLKHNWGIPMVGYVSAGLIAFDFLLAVFFLPESNKNAGKLSFSFGRSAKGPSRPVLEILGEKTGEYVDGLKLAFSSRPLAMLMIANFLFTFAIVNMQVASILLWKEYFMATDQGIGYIFAYVGFFSVVVQGGMIRNLIKKLGEHKLFLWGHIFTFIGVFFVPFAPKDSLFTIGLLILFFFAIGTSLVAPINLSMISLYSYKQQQGQILGISQSVNSLARIMGPFSGSILYGMNFHAPYIVAGALTVLGVLIALDMFKYRIEAFDTEGAAAVESPNA encoded by the coding sequence ATGAAGAAGTCGCCACTGTTCATCCTGCTCCTGACCGTCATGCTCGACCTTATCGGGTTCGGGATCGTGCTGCCGCTTCTTCCGACCTACGCAAAGGACCTCGGAGCGAACCCGTTCATGATCGGCTTCATCGCGGCGATCTTCTCCATCATGCAGTTCATCTTCTCCCCGCTATGGGGAAAGCTGAGTGACAAGATCGGCCGGCGGCCGGTCATGCTCATCAGCATCTTCATCACTGCGCTCTCCTATCTGCTCTTCTCCCAGGCCAGCACCATACCGCTGCTCATTCTCTCCCGCGGCCTTTCCGGCATCGGCTCGGCCAACATCGCCGCCGCACAGGCCTACATCACCGACGTCACCGACAGCAAGAGCCGCTCCGGCGCGATGGGCATGATCGGGGCGGCATTCGGCATCGGCTTCATCATCGGCCCCCTCATCGGCGGCCTGCTCAAACACAACTGGGGCATCCCGATGGTCGGCTATGTCTCTGCCGGGCTCATCGCTTTCGACTTCCTGCTTGCCGTCTTCTTCCTGCCTGAATCGAACAAAAACGCAGGAAAGCTCTCCTTCAGCTTCGGCAGGTCGGCCAAAGGTCCCTCCCGCCCCGTTCTGGAAATCCTCGGGGAAAAGACCGGAGAATATGTCGACGGCCTGAAACTGGCCTTCAGTTCCCGCCCGCTGGCCATGCTGATGATCGCCAATTTCCTCTTCACCTTCGCCATCGTCAACATGCAGGTGGCCTCCATCCTCCTCTGGAAAGAGTATTTCATGGCGACCGACCAGGGCATCGGCTACATTTTCGCCTATGTCGGTTTCTTTTCCGTCGTTGTTCAAGGCGGCATGATCCGCAACCTCATCAAAAAGCTCGGAGAGCACAAGCTCTTTCTCTGGGGCCATATCTTCACCTTCATCGGGGTCTTTTTCGTCCCCTTCGCCCCTAAGGACTCCCTTTTCACCATCGGGCTCCTGATCCTCTTTTTCTTTGCAATCGGCACCAGCCTCGTGGCCCCGATCAACCTCTCAATGATCTCCCTCTACAGCTACAAGCAGCAGCAGGGACAGATACTCGGCATCTCGCAGTCGGTCAACTCGCTGGCCCGCATCATGGGACCCTTCAGCGGAAGCATCCTCTACGGCATGAACTTCCACGCCCCCTACATCGTCGCCGGAGCGCTGACGGTTCTCGGGGTACTGATCGCGCTTGATATGTTCAAGTACCGGATCGAGGCCTTCGATACCGAGGGTGCCGCAGCTGTAGAATCCCCAAACGCCTGA
- a CDS encoding CCA tRNA nucleotidyltransferase, with translation MVTTVPDILFRIGEIADRSQMGCYLVGGYVRDMLMQRPCTDIDIMVLGDPVPFAKTVQKELGGRNFVLFERFRTARLELPDPEGATFTLELVGARKESYNHDSRKPITLKGTLEDDLSRRDFTINALALVLNHEGRGTIVDQHCGREDLEKKILRTPLAPLQTYSDDPLRMMRTARFAAQLGFTPAPEAVAAMATMHERIRIVSAERTSSEFLKIMQSPEPSVGLKLLHETGVLAEILPETAAMAGIEQIDGLGHKDTLYHTFQVVDNVARASQDLWLRIAALLHDVAKPQTKRFSKHAGWTFHGHDAVGVRAAARIFREMRWPQDRLVYVQKMIRMHHRPIPLSKEEITDSAIRRLMFDAGEDLEDLMTLCRADVTSKNPRKVARIMQNFGNVEKKIAEVGEKDLLAKWRPPVDGLEIMQELQLPEGRMVGMIKKEMENAIIDGTLPYEREAALEYVREAYRRLSGDGPPAAGK, from the coding sequence ATGGTAACTACTGTTCCCGATATCCTGTTCCGCATTGGAGAAATCGCCGACAGGAGCCAGATGGGCTGCTACCTTGTCGGCGGCTATGTCCGCGACATGCTGATGCAGCGCCCCTGCACCGACATCGACATCATGGTGTTGGGCGACCCCGTTCCCTTTGCAAAGACCGTCCAGAAAGAGCTCGGTGGCCGGAATTTCGTCTTGTTCGAACGGTTCCGCACCGCACGCCTCGAGCTTCCGGACCCGGAGGGTGCGACCTTTACCCTTGAGCTTGTCGGCGCCCGCAAGGAGTCCTACAACCACGACTCCCGCAAACCCATCACCCTCAAGGGCACCCTCGAAGACGATCTCTCACGGCGCGACTTCACCATCAACGCCCTTGCCCTCGTCCTCAACCATGAAGGGCGCGGCACCATCGTGGACCAGCACTGCGGCCGGGAGGACCTTGAAAAGAAAATACTCCGCACACCGCTCGCCCCTCTGCAGACATACTCGGACGACCCTCTCCGCATGATGCGCACAGCGCGTTTCGCAGCACAGCTCGGCTTCACCCCGGCTCCTGAAGCAGTGGCGGCCATGGCCACCATGCACGAACGCATCAGGATCGTATCTGCCGAACGCACGAGCAGCGAGTTCCTGAAAATCATGCAGTCCCCCGAGCCTTCAGTCGGGCTCAAACTCCTGCATGAAACCGGAGTGCTCGCAGAAATCCTCCCTGAAACGGCAGCCATGGCGGGCATCGAACAGATCGACGGCCTTGGCCACAAAGACACCCTCTACCACACATTCCAGGTGGTCGACAACGTCGCCCGGGCGTCCCAGGACCTCTGGCTCCGGATTGCCGCGCTCCTGCACGACGTCGCAAAACCACAGACAAAGCGGTTCAGCAAACATGCGGGCTGGACCTTCCATGGCCATGATGCGGTGGGAGTGAGGGCGGCGGCAAGGATCTTCCGCGAAATGCGATGGCCGCAGGACCGGCTCGTCTATGTGCAGAAAATGATCCGCATGCACCACCGGCCCATTCCCCTCTCGAAGGAAGAGATCACGGACTCGGCCATCCGCCGGCTCATGTTCGACGCCGGAGAAGATCTGGAAGACCTGATGACGCTCTGCCGTGCAGACGTCACGAGCAAGAACCCCCGGAAGGTTGCCCGCATCATGCAGAACTTCGGAAATGTGGAGAAGAAGATCGCGGAAGTCGGAGAAAAGGATCTTCTGGCCAAATGGCGCCCGCCCGTCGACGGACTGGAAATCATGCAGGAGCTCCAGCTCCCGGAAGGCAGGATGGTCGGCATGATCAAGAAAGAGATGGAAAACGCCATCATCGACGGCACTCTCCCCTATGAGCGTGAAGCAGCGCTCGAGTATGTTCGGGAGGCATACAGGAGGTTATCGGGAGATGGCCCCCCTGCAGCGGGAAAATAA
- the purB gene encoding adenylosuccinate lyase, translated as MIPRYSPKDMTAIWTDEAKFQRWLQLEIAAVEARMEAGIVPPPALDTIRKKAAFNVEEILEIEKETKHDVIAFLTNVASYVGPDSRWIHEGLTSSDVVDTCLAMQMRDAGAILVKDIEQLVAVLARRAVEFKYTVEMGRTHGIHAEPTTFGLKLLLWHEEMKRNLLRMKRAVETISVGKISGAVGTYQHLSPDIEAAVCRKLGLEPSSISTQILQRDRHAEFATTMAIVASSIEKFSVELRHLQRTEVREAEEYFSKGQKGSSAMPHKRNPITFERLTGLARVVRSNSLAAMENVALWHERDISHSSVERIIMPDSTTALCYMLRTFSESLETLLVYPERMEENFNSSYGLTTSQTLLLALTAKGLTREDAYRLVQRNAMESWATKTHLRELVLKDEELLQHISAEEIAGLFSFETILGKLKNSVDIIFKRNGLD; from the coding sequence TTGATACCTCGTTACTCACCCAAAGACATGACGGCGATCTGGACCGATGAAGCCAAGTTCCAGCGCTGGCTCCAGCTTGAAATCGCCGCAGTCGAAGCCCGCATGGAAGCCGGAATCGTCCCCCCCCCTGCACTCGACACCATCAGGAAGAAAGCCGCATTCAATGTGGAAGAAATCCTTGAGATCGAGAAAGAGACCAAGCATGACGTCATCGCCTTCCTCACCAATGTCGCAAGCTACGTCGGCCCCGACTCCCGCTGGATCCATGAAGGGCTGACCTCGTCCGACGTGGTCGACACGTGCCTGGCCATGCAGATGCGTGACGCCGGCGCCATTCTGGTAAAAGATATCGAACAGCTCGTCGCCGTGCTTGCCCGGCGTGCCGTCGAGTTCAAGTACACGGTCGAAATGGGCCGCACCCACGGCATACACGCCGAACCGACCACGTTCGGGCTCAAGCTCCTGCTCTGGCACGAGGAGATGAAGCGCAACCTCCTGCGGATGAAGCGCGCGGTCGAGACCATCTCGGTCGGAAAGATCTCGGGAGCCGTCGGCACCTACCAGCACCTCTCCCCCGACATTGAAGCAGCCGTATGCCGCAAACTCGGCCTGGAGCCCTCCAGCATATCGACCCAGATCCTGCAGCGCGACCGCCATGCAGAGTTCGCAACCACCATGGCCATCGTCGCCTCAAGCATCGAGAAGTTCTCCGTCGAGCTCCGCCACCTGCAGCGCACCGAGGTCCGTGAGGCTGAGGAGTACTTCAGCAAAGGCCAGAAAGGCAGCTCGGCCATGCCGCACAAACGCAACCCCATCACCTTCGAGCGCCTGACGGGCCTGGCCCGCGTCGTACGCTCAAACTCCCTCGCCGCCATGGAAAACGTGGCACTGTGGCACGAACGCGACATCTCGCACTCCTCGGTCGAGCGCATCATCATGCCCGACAGCACGACGGCACTATGCTACATGCTCCGCACCTTCTCGGAATCGCTTGAAACCCTCCTCGTCTACCCCGAACGGATGGAAGAGAACTTCAACTCCTCCTACGGCCTCACCACATCGCAGACCCTGCTTCTGGCCCTCACGGCAAAAGGCCTGACCCGCGAAGATGCCTACCGGCTCGTGCAGCGCAACGCCATGGAGAGCTGGGCGACGAAAACCCACCTGCGGGAGCTCGTACTGAAGGATGAAGAGCTTCTCCAGCACATCAGTGCAGAGGAAATCGCCGGTCTGTTCAGCTTCGAGACCATTCTCGGCAAGCTGAAGAACAGCGTTGACATCATCTTCAAGCGCAACGGACTTGACTGA
- a CDS encoding zinc-dependent alcohol dehydrogenase has protein sequence MKALLLCGPKSLSILDRPIPIPGEGEVLLRVRAAAICRTDAKMWSSGHRDLRLPRVLGHEVSGTIEGNPGQLYALWPGQACGSCMACRSGRQNLCPDMRITGFHRDGGFAEFLTAPRSSLLEVPEGVGPVMATLAEPLACAVHGVRQGGVSSRERVLIYGAGTLGLLVALVARECGASVVMSDPDIEKLSKSEVFRNRFGIGTDVHPGAPCGLFDVVFNATPAPEAIEAGVDRLAAGGRFCLFSGIGKEPAIPARVVDELHYRELAFIGAYGCRLHDMGEAVRLLSWYSAELGFLIERRIRLDGVQPAMEAVLSGKGFRHVIV, from the coding sequence ATGAAAGCACTCCTTCTCTGCGGCCCCAAATCACTCTCGATTCTCGATCGGCCGATTCCGATACCGGGCGAAGGCGAGGTTCTTCTGCGGGTCCGGGCGGCCGCGATCTGCCGCACCGATGCCAAGATGTGGAGTTCGGGACATCGTGACCTCCGGCTGCCACGGGTTCTCGGCCATGAAGTCAGCGGCACTATCGAGGGCAATCCGGGGCAGCTTTATGCCCTGTGGCCCGGTCAAGCCTGTGGCAGCTGTATGGCGTGCCGGAGCGGGCGCCAGAACCTTTGCCCGGACATGCGCATCACCGGCTTTCATCGTGATGGCGGTTTTGCTGAATTCCTCACGGCTCCGCGCTCCAGCCTTCTCGAAGTGCCTGAGGGAGTCGGCCCGGTGATGGCAACGCTTGCCGAACCTCTCGCCTGTGCCGTACACGGCGTGCGGCAGGGAGGTGTGAGTTCCCGGGAGCGGGTCCTCATTTACGGGGCAGGTACGCTGGGGCTTCTCGTTGCCCTTGTGGCGAGGGAATGTGGCGCTTCTGTCGTTATGTCCGATCCTGATATAGAGAAGCTTTCAAAGAGCGAGGTGTTCAGAAATCGTTTCGGAATCGGCACCGACGTACATCCGGGCGCGCCCTGTGGTCTGTTTGATGTTGTCTTCAACGCCACGCCGGCTCCGGAAGCCATTGAGGCCGGAGTCGACCGGCTGGCGGCCGGCGGCAGGTTCTGCCTGTTCAGCGGGATAGGGAAGGAGCCGGCAATCCCTGCCCGCGTAGTTGATGAGCTGCATTACCGTGAGCTTGCATTCATAGGCGCTTATGGCTGCCGGCTTCATGATATGGGTGAAGCAGTCCGCCTGCTTTCATGGTACAGCGCTGAGCTCGGGTTCCTTATTGAGCGCAGGATCCGGCTGGACGGGGTGCAACCCGCAATGGAAGCAGTCCTCAGCGGGAAAGGTTTCCGCCATGTCATTGTCTGA